From Solea senegalensis isolate Sse05_10M linkage group LG7, IFAPA_SoseM_1, whole genome shotgun sequence, a single genomic window includes:
- the LOC122772591 gene encoding very-long-chain (3R)-3-hydroxyacyl-CoA dehydratase-like: MQILTPRVYWAQRHGEIYLRVELSDAKNLDISLQENNILQFRAQGHGAKGDNDYEFSLAFLEPVRPEDYSSPLSTSSSAA, from the exons ATGCAGATTTTGACTCCTCGTGTTTACTGGGCTCAGCGTCACGGAGAGATTTATCTGCGGGTGGAACTGAGCGATGCAAAG aacCTTGACATCAGcctgcaagaaaacaacatacTTCAGTTCAGAG CACAAGGCCATGGAGCTAAAGGAGATAATGACTATGAGTTCAGTTTGGCTTTCCTGGAGCCTGTCAGACCTGAG GATTACTCCTCACCTCTCAGCACAAGCTCTTCAGCGGCATAG